One Mastacembelus armatus chromosome 10, fMasArm1.2, whole genome shotgun sequence DNA window includes the following coding sequences:
- the sh2d1aa gene encoding SH2 domain containing 1A duplicate a, translating into MENLTVYHGPIGKEEGERRLAQDGRDGCYLIRNSDSVPGVFCLCVLHNGYVYTYRLHKDDAGSWAAETTPGVQKRYFRKIKNLIAAFQKPGQGIAMPLLYPVTAQRRAQTYTEEQMPSNSLSPPHSSPNAYLLQQQQLHAVEGQKNRNKKEVRQAFG; encoded by the exons ATGGAAAACCTGACTGTCTACCACGGACCAATTGGCAAGGAAGAAGGGGAGAGGCGGCTGGCCCAGGACGGCCGGGATGGATGCTACCTCATCCGCAACAGTGACTCTGTGCCTGGCGTCTTCTGCCTCTGTGTGCT GCACAATGGATACGTCTACACGTACAGACTCCACAAGGATGACGCAGGCTCATGGGCAGCAGAA aCCACTCCTGGTGTGCAGAAACGATATTTCCGGAAAATCAAGAACTTGATAGCTGCTTTCCAGAAGCCAGGACAAGGTATTGCCATGCCTCTGCTCTACCCTGTCACCGCTCAGAGACgggcacaaacatacacagaggaACAGATGCCCAGTAATAGCCTGTCACCGCCACATAGCAGCCCTAACGCTTacctcctgcagcagcagcagctgcatgcTGTTGagggacagaaaaacaggaacaagAAGGAGGTGCGACAAGCTTTTGGTTAA
- the LOC113144923 gene encoding type-2 angiotensin II receptor-like, with translation MPMPNDLSLFNYTSSPYLMTEIYVNTSVAPSANPCTDWAPLPVTTVIPTIYSVICVLGTVANALAVCVLAHASASRKTVANTFMLNLCVSDLLFLLSLPLWAIYYSRGYSWPFGLVACKICGALHNLNLYASIFFITCMSIDRYLALVHPLRSQSARDPKLATLTCVLVWVLACVCSAPTLVLRNTHYMEGLGVEACVISFPNKTWYLILAWMKMVLAFLLPLLVISCCYCAIGRHLLTDTGLVIMHHSTSQPSNMSSFKLLESHESCSKPERPPTPSVNPSFSGGRAVEGRGVERVLWTVAAVVLAFFLCWFPFHCVTFLDVLKSEAWLDSCWINWTIHNLTPLTLCLGFSNSAINPVLYCFIGNHFRGRLGGIWKDLCTCLKTRGENHNQKRGSFSTRLSSFSRKLSDLKDLALVEPSGPA, from the coding sequence ATGCCAATGCCAAATGACCTCTCCCTCTTCAACTACACCTCCTCCCCCTATTTAATGACAGAGATCTATGTGAACACCTCAGTGGCCCCCTCTGCTAACCCCTGCACAGACTGGGCTCCTTTGCCAGTGACCACAGTCATCCCCACCATCTACAGTGTCATCTGTGTGCTAGGAACGGTAGCCAACGCCCTAGCAGTGTGCGTGTTGGCCCATGCCAGTGCCTCAAGGAAAACTGTAGCTAACACTTTCATGCTGaacctgtgtgtttctgacctgctgtttctgctctctctcccGCTGTGGGCTATATACTACTCCCGGGGCTACAGCTGGCCCTTTGGCTTGGTTGCCTGCAAAATCTGCGGAGCTCTTCACAACCTGAACCTCTATGCATCTATTTTCTTCATCACATGCATGAGCATAGACCGCTACCTGGCCCTTGTGCATCCGCTTCGCTCCCAGAGTGCACGAGATCCCAAACTGGCCACACTCACGTGTGTCCTGGTGTGGGTTCTggcatgtgtttgctcagccCCCACCTTGGTTCTGAGGAACACACACTATATGGAGGGACTTGGCGTAGAGGCTTGTGTGATTTCCTTTCCTAATAAAACATGGTATCTTATCCTGGCATGGATGAAGATGGTTCTGGCCTTCCTCCTGCCACTGCTTGTGATCTCTTGTTGCTATTGTGCCATTGGTAGACATCTGTTGACTGATACAGGGCTGGTAATAATGCATCACAGTACATCACAGCCTTCTAACATGTCCTCTTTTAAATTACTGGAGTCCCATGAGAGCTGCAGTAAACCAGAGAGGCCCCCCACTCCAAGTGTAAACCCCAGTTTCAGTGGAGGCAGAGCCGTGGAGGGCAGGGGGGTGGAGCGGGTGTTATGGACAGTAGCCGCTGTGGTCCTGGCCTTCTTCCTCTGCTGGTTCCCCTTTCACTGTGTGACCTTCTTGGATGTGCTAAAGAGTGAAGCCTGGTTGGACAGCTGTTGGATAAACTGGACTATTCACAACCTTACCCCCCTCACCCTCTGCTTGGGCTTCTCTAACTCGGCCATCAACCCTGTGCTCTATTGCTTCATTGGAAACCATTTCCGGGGCCGTCTCGGGGGCATCTGGAAGGACCTCTGCACTTGTTTAAAGACCCGTGGGGAAAATCACAACCAGAAGAGGGGCTCCTTCAGCACTAGACTGAGTTCCTTCTCCCGAAAACTCAGTGACCTGAAAGACCTGGCGCTAGTGGAGCCCTCTGGACCTGCCTAG